The following proteins are co-located in the Syntrophorhabdales bacterium genome:
- a CDS encoding glutamine synthetase III: MELTEVFGSNVFNDKVMKERLPKEIYKALKETIEKGTPLRPDVADVVANAMKDWAIEKGATHYTHWFQPLTGITAEKHDSFISPTADGGVILEFSGKQLIQGEPDASSFPSGGLRATFEARGYTAWDCTSPAFLKTDESGNVTFTIPTAFYSYNGEALDKKTPLLRSMAAASKQALRVLRALGNTTSMRVTSTVGPEQEYFLVDKKFYLERLDLMLTGRTIFGAPAPKGQELEDQYFGAIKDRISDYMRDLNTELWKMGITSKTQHNEVAPAQYEMAPVFATTNVATDHNQLVMETMQKVALRHDLVCLLHEKPYAGINGSGKHNNWSLSTDDGINLLEPGHTPAENVQFLLFVSALIKAVDTHADILRATCAHAGNDHRLGANEAPPAIISIFMGEDLTDILDKISKGQKISSRGRQFVKVGVDTLPAIPKDNTDRNRTSPFAFTGNKFEFRTVGSAQSISGPNVALNTIAAEAFDEIATRLEKAKNKNTEAAAIIKEIYKKHSRVIFNGNNYAEEWMAEAKKRNLPNVANSVDALKAFVTDKALKLFDKYGVLSRKELHSRYDIYVDHYAKQINIEALAAIDMVKKQFIPAVIEYATFLADSAESFKSASAMASVQEDLLEKIGSLLESSYRTLGRLEAAVAKAQGITNTVKKAESYRDNVVTAIQALRADIDALEMLVPEDMWPVPSYADLLFKL, from the coding sequence ATGGAGTTGACAGAAGTCTTTGGTTCCAACGTTTTTAACGATAAGGTGATGAAGGAGCGGTTGCCCAAGGAGATTTACAAGGCTCTGAAGGAAACGATTGAAAAGGGCACGCCGCTGCGCCCCGATGTTGCCGACGTGGTTGCGAACGCCATGAAGGATTGGGCGATTGAGAAAGGGGCGACCCACTATACCCATTGGTTCCAGCCGCTCACCGGGATAACCGCCGAGAAGCACGATTCCTTCATATCTCCAACCGCCGACGGAGGCGTGATTCTGGAGTTTTCCGGCAAGCAGTTGATCCAGGGCGAGCCCGACGCATCCTCTTTTCCCAGCGGCGGTTTGCGCGCCACGTTCGAAGCCAGGGGATATACCGCGTGGGATTGCACGTCACCCGCATTCCTCAAGACCGACGAAAGCGGCAATGTCACCTTTACAATCCCCACCGCCTTTTACTCTTACAACGGCGAAGCGCTCGACAAAAAAACACCACTGCTGCGGTCCATGGCAGCCGCGTCAAAACAGGCGCTACGCGTGCTCAGGGCTCTCGGCAACACCACTTCCATGAGAGTAACGTCTACTGTTGGTCCGGAACAGGAGTACTTTCTTGTCGACAAGAAATTTTATCTGGAGCGGCTCGATCTTATGCTCACTGGTCGGACGATCTTCGGCGCGCCCGCGCCAAAGGGGCAGGAGTTGGAGGACCAGTACTTCGGCGCCATCAAAGACAGGATCTCCGATTATATGCGGGACCTCAACACCGAATTGTGGAAGATGGGCATCACTTCCAAGACCCAGCACAACGAAGTTGCACCGGCGCAGTACGAAATGGCACCGGTTTTTGCCACCACCAACGTTGCCACGGATCACAACCAGCTGGTTATGGAGACTATGCAGAAGGTCGCGCTCCGTCATGACCTGGTCTGCCTGTTACACGAAAAACCGTATGCCGGCATCAATGGTTCGGGAAAGCATAACAACTGGTCGCTCTCAACGGACGACGGCATCAATTTACTGGAACCAGGCCATACGCCCGCAGAAAATGTGCAATTTCTGCTGTTTGTGAGCGCACTGATCAAGGCAGTGGATACGCACGCGGATATCCTGCGCGCTACCTGTGCGCATGCGGGCAACGATCACCGCCTTGGAGCGAACGAGGCGCCTCCGGCCATTATATCCATTTTCATGGGAGAGGATCTGACCGACATTCTGGATAAGATTTCAAAAGGCCAAAAAATTTCCTCAAGAGGCAGACAGTTCGTTAAGGTCGGCGTGGACACTCTTCCCGCGATCCCCAAGGACAACACCGACCGCAACAGGACCTCGCCGTTCGCATTCACCGGTAACAAGTTCGAGTTCAGGACCGTCGGCTCGGCACAGTCGATTTCAGGGCCGAATGTGGCGTTGAACACCATCGCGGCAGAAGCCTTTGACGAAATTGCCACCAGGCTGGAGAAGGCCAAGAACAAGAACACCGAAGCAGCGGCGATCATCAAAGAGATCTACAAGAAGCACAGCCGCGTGATCTTCAATGGAAATAACTATGCGGAAGAATGGATGGCAGAGGCGAAAAAGCGGAATCTTCCCAACGTAGCCAACTCCGTTGACGCGTTAAAAGCGTTCGTTACGGACAAGGCACTCAAGCTGTTTGATAAGTACGGAGTCCTGTCGCGCAAAGAACTCCATTCGCGTTACGACATCTATGTTGACCATTATGCGAAGCAGATCAATATAGAAGCACTGGCAGCAATCGACATGGTGAAGAAGCAGTTCATACCTGCAGTGATCGAATATGCAACTTTCCTCGCCGACTCCGCCGAAAGCTTCAAATCAGCATCGGCCATGGCGTCGGTACAGGAGGATCTTCTGGAGAAGATAGGGTCGCTGCTGGAGTCCTCTTACAGGACGTTGGGCAGGCTTGAAGCAGCGGTCGCGAAGGCGCAGGGCATTACGAATACGGTGAAGAAGGCAGAAAGCTACCGGGATAATGTGGTCACAGCAATACAGGCCCTGCGCGCAGATATCGACGCGTTAGAAATGCTCGTTCCCGAGGATATGTGGCCGGTACCCAGTTATGCGGACCTGCTGTTCAAGCTGTAA
- a CDS encoding glutamate synthase-related protein produces MKATKTTKPRKKSATLPKAKPAPSRFRYALGKYLLSIDTSCNNCGLCIEICPYGVYSKGSKKPRTPKEHLCLGPGCEKNSFYCVSRCPVAAISIRRNPSFELLGDKRWTADLLASTWHMAETGLTPHQDINYKTGDSGGGFDKLRLLYPVNGNGTKAKAIKDKDISLAIDLNRSNDARPRVTIPVPFYLGGMSFGSVSIVTMLSRVRAATALDTFCCTGEGGYPDDLKPYDDHVITQVATGLFGVREETIQRVRIVEFKYAQGAKPGLGGHLLGDKVTPAVARMREAVTGSALFSPFPFHSVYSVEDHKKHVDWIKAINPRTLVSVKVSTPTDVDMVAVGSFYAGAHIIHLDGSYGGTGAAPDIAKKNIAMPIEYAVPKVHKFLAAEGIRDGITVIASGGVRNAYDAAKIIALGADGVCLGTADMVALECLRCHHCESGRGCARGIATTDEELTGLMDVEWGTQRIINMYLAWCEQFRKILARLGMKSITELTGRMDALVHIDYMKKEEVRGELD; encoded by the coding sequence ATGAAGGCAACAAAAACAACCAAGCCACGAAAGAAAAGCGCGACGCTGCCGAAGGCAAAGCCAGCGCCGTCACGTTTTCGCTATGCCCTGGGCAAGTATCTCCTTTCCATCGACACTTCCTGCAACAACTGCGGCCTCTGCATCGAAATATGTCCCTATGGCGTTTATTCTAAGGGCTCCAAAAAGCCGAGAACCCCGAAAGAGCATCTCTGCCTCGGACCCGGGTGTGAGAAGAATTCATTTTACTGCGTGAGCCGCTGCCCAGTGGCTGCCATTAGCATACGGCGTAATCCTTCATTTGAGCTGCTCGGCGACAAGCGCTGGACGGCTGACCTGCTTGCCAGCACGTGGCATATGGCGGAGACCGGCCTTACGCCGCACCAGGATATCAACTACAAGACGGGTGATTCGGGCGGAGGTTTTGATAAATTGCGGCTGCTCTATCCCGTTAACGGTAACGGTACGAAGGCGAAGGCCATCAAGGACAAAGACATCTCTCTGGCCATCGACCTGAATCGCTCGAATGACGCGCGGCCAAGAGTTACTATTCCCGTGCCTTTCTACTTAGGCGGCATGTCCTTCGGCTCGGTAAGCATTGTAACGATGCTCTCGCGGGTCCGTGCTGCGACCGCACTGGACACCTTCTGCTGCACAGGCGAAGGGGGCTATCCCGATGATCTCAAGCCTTACGACGACCACGTCATTACGCAAGTGGCTACAGGGCTTTTCGGTGTAAGGGAGGAGACCATTCAGCGCGTTCGCATTGTCGAGTTCAAGTATGCGCAGGGCGCAAAACCTGGCCTTGGCGGCCACCTGCTCGGCGACAAGGTGACGCCGGCTGTCGCCAGGATGCGCGAAGCAGTCACCGGAAGCGCGCTTTTTTCACCCTTCCCCTTCCACAGTGTTTACTCTGTCGAGGATCACAAGAAGCATGTTGACTGGATCAAGGCAATAAATCCGAGAACCCTTGTTTCGGTCAAGGTCTCTACGCCGACCGATGTGGATATGGTGGCTGTCGGCAGCTTTTATGCGGGGGCGCACATCATTCATCTGGACGGAAGTTACGGTGGAACAGGTGCGGCGCCCGATATCGCCAAGAAAAACATCGCCATGCCTATCGAATATGCGGTGCCGAAGGTACATAAGTTCCTTGCGGCGGAAGGCATCCGTGACGGCATAACCGTTATCGCATCCGGCGGTGTTCGCAATGCGTATGACGCTGCAAAGATTATAGCGCTGGGAGCAGACGGGGTCTGCCTGGGCACAGCAGATATGGTGGCGCTGGAGTGCCTGCGTTGCCACCACTGTGAGTCAGGACGCGGCTGCGCAAGGGGCATTGCAACAACCGATGAAGAGCTGACTGGTTTGATGGATGTGGAGTGGGGTACACAGAGGATCATCAATATGTACCTCGCCTGGTGTGAGCAGTTCAGGAAGATACTCGCGCGATTGGGTATGAAGAGCATCACGGAACTCACGGGCCGCATGGATGCTCTGGTCCATATCGATTATATGAAGAAGGAAGAAGTGAGGGGAGAGTTAGACTGA
- a CDS encoding glutamate synthase-related protein: MPPKYQIHTASVPNRFRAVTRSGVIAWEEGCLKCARCVKKECVYNVYGTRSLDERQMLDSLDSACQDCFRCVQNCPARLIQKGVNPTYRTIGDHYWTPEILGNLWAQAETGKIPVSGAGYGGLFAGPGFDAMWTDMSEIVRPTRDGIHGREYISTTVDLGRKMMALQFDDQGQPAHPIPPLVEIPVPFIFDLLPFSPPRKRILRALLRAATELGTFVVIKESEWLPIYEGFLPNTILLLDRGPDAGSRRLDGHLLERVRIVEIPDSPAILEWQRILKEQKPDLLVAIRMPLTPTAGARIAELTREGAEIIHIVADEFGMEEADEPLFIKDRLKEAHLFLVDKGLRDQITIIAGGGIAMAEHMAKVIICGADAVSCDIPLLVAMECRVCRRCAQGVACPVELGEVDPGWGSRRVKNLMAGWHNQLLEVMGAMGLREVRRLRGEMGRAMFFEDLEREFASLGSRGQ; this comes from the coding sequence ATGCCGCCGAAATATCAGATACACACCGCGTCTGTGCCTAACAGGTTCAGGGCTGTAACGCGATCCGGCGTGATAGCCTGGGAAGAGGGATGCCTTAAGTGCGCCCGCTGTGTGAAAAAGGAATGCGTCTACAATGTGTACGGAACGCGCTCGCTGGACGAGCGCCAGATGCTCGATTCCCTGGACAGCGCCTGCCAGGATTGCTTTCGCTGCGTGCAGAACTGCCCTGCCAGGCTGATCCAGAAGGGCGTGAATCCGACCTATCGCACAATCGGCGACCATTACTGGACGCCAGAGATTCTTGGGAATCTCTGGGCGCAGGCTGAAACAGGCAAAATTCCTGTGTCTGGCGCGGGATACGGCGGACTCTTCGCCGGACCCGGTTTTGACGCCATGTGGACTGATATGTCGGAGATTGTGAGACCGACTCGCGACGGAATCCACGGCAGGGAATATATCAGCACCACGGTCGACCTCGGCAGAAAGATGATGGCCTTGCAGTTCGATGACCAGGGCCAGCCTGCTCACCCGATCCCTCCCCTTGTCGAAATACCGGTTCCTTTCATATTTGACCTGCTTCCCTTTTCGCCCCCGAGGAAACGCATATTAAGAGCTTTGTTGCGGGCAGCAACCGAGTTGGGGACATTTGTCGTGATAAAGGAATCTGAGTGGCTCCCGATCTACGAGGGCTTTCTCCCGAATACAATCCTGCTCTTGGACCGCGGCCCCGACGCAGGCAGCCGTCGCCTGGACGGTCATTTGCTTGAGCGGGTGCGGATCGTAGAAATACCGGACAGCCCTGCCATTCTTGAATGGCAACGGATACTGAAGGAGCAGAAGCCGGACCTCCTCGTCGCCATTCGCATGCCGCTTACGCCGACCGCGGGTGCTCGCATAGCAGAACTGACCCGCGAGGGTGCGGAGATAATCCATATTGTCGCCGATGAATTCGGCATGGAAGAAGCAGATGAGCCTCTCTTCATCAAGGACCGTTTGAAGGAGGCGCATCTATTCCTGGTCGATAAGGGTTTGAGAGATCAAATTACGATCATTGCAGGAGGCGGCATCGCGATGGCGGAGCACATGGCAAAAGTCATCATCTGCGGAGCGGATGCGGTCAGCTGCGATATACCGCTCCTGGTGGCCATGGAGTGCCGCGTTTGTCGTCGTTGCGCACAGGGGGTTGCGTGCCCGGTGGAACTCGGGGAAGTAGATCCGGGCTGGGGTAGCCGCCGTGTGAAAAACCTTATGGCGGGCTGGCACAACCAGTTGCTTGAGGTCATGGGCGCCATGGGGTTGCGTGAAGTGAGAAGACTTCGCGGTGAAATGGGGCGCGCCATGTTCTTCGAGGATCTGGAACGCGAATTCGCAAGCCTGGGAAGCAGAGGACAGTAG
- a CDS encoding methylenetetrahydrofolate reductase — protein sequence MKPESRLRKILAAGQFAVTAECGPPKGADPEAVRKKGNLLKNCVDSVNVTDNQTGVVRLSSLASCAILREEGLDPVLQMVTRDRNRIALQSDVLGASALGIRNILCLSGDHQSFGNQPEAKGVFDIDSTQFIHLVRQMRDEGTILGGDKLTLPPELFIGAVENPFADPRSYRARRLGKKVSAGAEFIQTQCIYNLPYFKEWMQQVRDLGVDSKVYILGGVTPLKSVRMAEYMANNVAGIDIPAEIIDRLKGVPSKDQKKEGLKICVETIAELREIKGIHGVHIMAIEWEEAVAEIVEGAKLLPRPVL from the coding sequence TTGAAACCGGAGAGCCGACTTAGAAAAATACTGGCTGCAGGCCAGTTCGCCGTCACTGCCGAGTGCGGGCCACCCAAGGGGGCGGATCCCGAAGCGGTGCGCAAAAAGGGAAACCTGCTCAAAAACTGTGTGGACAGCGTCAATGTAACGGATAACCAGACAGGTGTGGTGCGTTTATCGAGTCTTGCTTCATGCGCTATCCTCAGAGAGGAGGGACTCGACCCGGTGCTCCAGATGGTGACGCGTGACAGGAACCGGATCGCCCTGCAATCAGACGTGCTCGGCGCGTCAGCACTGGGCATCAGAAACATTCTCTGTCTCTCAGGCGATCACCAGTCTTTCGGCAACCAGCCGGAGGCAAAAGGCGTCTTTGACATTGACTCAACCCAGTTCATTCACCTTGTGCGCCAGATGAGGGACGAGGGCACCATCCTCGGCGGAGACAAACTGACGCTGCCTCCGGAACTCTTTATCGGGGCTGTGGAGAATCCTTTTGCGGACCCCCGTTCATACCGCGCACGCCGGCTCGGGAAGAAAGTTAGCGCGGGCGCCGAGTTCATCCAGACGCAGTGCATCTACAACCTGCCTTACTTCAAGGAGTGGATGCAGCAGGTAAGGGATCTCGGTGTCGACTCGAAGGTCTATATTCTTGGCGGTGTAACACCGCTCAAGTCCGTAAGGATGGCGGAATACATGGCAAACAACGTGGCCGGTATAGATATTCCTGCGGAGATCATTGACCGGCTCAAGGGTGTCCCCTCAAAAGATCAGAAAAAAGAGGGTCTCAAAATCTGCGTAGAAACTATTGCTGAGCTGCGGGAGATCAAAGGGATTCACGGTGTTCACATCATGGCTATCGAATGGGAAGAGGCCGTAGCAGAAATCGTGGAAGGAGCGAAACTCCTGCCGCGTCCTGTTTTATGA
- a CDS encoding methylenetetrahydrofolate reductase C-terminal domain-containing protein, producing MITAERKPLPEIKESISPYKKLLIVGCGTCVAECASGGEKEVALLASALRMDAKKEGRRVEIREITLDRQCVYEFIDQLTALIDQCDAILSLGCGAGVQAIAEIFPKIHIVPALNTTFIGQTREAGLWVENCRACGDCKLDRFADVCPITRCAKSLFNGPCGGSKGGYCEVDPETPCAWHLIVTRLEESNRLDKLGSVQPPANWSKKEGKGPRKIVREDQRN from the coding sequence ATGATTACTGCAGAAAGAAAGCCTCTTCCGGAAATTAAGGAAAGCATCTCCCCTTACAAGAAATTATTGATCGTTGGCTGTGGTACGTGTGTTGCCGAATGCGCCTCGGGAGGAGAGAAGGAAGTTGCTCTTCTTGCATCAGCGCTGCGCATGGACGCGAAGAAAGAGGGGCGGCGTGTGGAGATACGCGAAATTACGCTCGATCGTCAGTGTGTCTATGAATTCATCGACCAGCTCACCGCATTGATCGATCAGTGTGACGCGATTCTTTCCCTGGGCTGCGGCGCCGGTGTGCAGGCAATCGCCGAGATTTTTCCGAAGATCCACATCGTTCCGGCGCTCAACACGACCTTCATCGGCCAGACACGGGAGGCGGGCCTGTGGGTTGAGAACTGCCGGGCCTGTGGCGATTGCAAGCTGGACAGGTTCGCAGATGTCTGTCCGATAACGCGCTGCGCGAAGAGCCTGTTCAATGGTCCTTGCGGCGGCTCAAAGGGAGGATACTGTGAGGTTGATCCCGAGACGCCGTGCGCATGGCACTTGATAGTGACGCGGTTGGAAGAGAGCAATCGTCTCGATAAACTGGGCTCTGTGCAACCACCTGCCAATTGGTCGAAGAAAGAGGGCAAGGGCCCGAGGAAAATCGTGCGGGAGGATCAGAGAAATTGA
- a CDS encoding hydrogenase iron-sulfur subunit — translation MEKEFNFAIFFCQRLDPEQDVNRRALEKELGSRIKFFTLPCSGRIESLHLMRALEAGADKVYLVTCPVGACRYKEGNTRAKKRVEFARKLIEEIGLEPERFELIHASSPFPNTIDDIARMLISREKGLTQSPLNARETKEAARNTP, via the coding sequence ATGGAAAAGGAATTCAACTTCGCCATTTTTTTCTGTCAGCGGCTTGATCCTGAGCAGGACGTGAACCGGCGGGCTCTTGAAAAGGAGCTTGGCTCGCGGATAAAATTCTTTACCCTTCCCTGTTCAGGTAGGATAGAGTCACTTCATCTGATGCGCGCCCTTGAGGCCGGAGCAGATAAAGTCTATCTTGTTACGTGCCCTGTAGGAGCCTGCCGCTATAAGGAAGGCAATACGAGGGCAAAAAAGAGAGTGGAATTTGCCCGCAAGCTCATAGAAGAGATCGGTCTCGAGCCTGAGCGTTTTGAACTGATCCATGCCTCCTCACCTTTTCCGAACACCATTGATGACATAGCCCGCATGCTGATCAGCAGGGAAAAGGGGCTGACTCAATCACCGCTCAATGCCAGAGAGACGAAAGAAGCAGCGCGCAACACTCCGTGA
- a CDS encoding type 1 glutamine amidotransferase: MDKSVLIVKHVEQEGPGLLGKSFEEAGWRLVPVELGRGESLPERLDGFAAVIALGGPMNVYEEEAYPFLKKEDVLIKEVLRAEIPFLGICLGAQLLAKACGARVMKAAQKELGWYTVTLTKEARQDRLFKQVESPLTVFQWHEDTFDIPDSGVLLGTSVIVRNQAFRMGSCAYGLQFHIEVSLDMIEDWMKGEKDVDVHNILRQGAIVKRALDEQAATIFGNFRRLAESATRLKRVTQLFLDRKPESFRTLWWDEKGKVLVPGEALSSLV, from the coding sequence ATGGACAAGTCTGTCTTGATCGTGAAGCATGTGGAACAGGAAGGTCCCGGCCTGCTTGGAAAGTCATTTGAAGAGGCAGGCTGGAGGCTCGTGCCTGTAGAGCTTGGCCGTGGAGAATCGCTGCCGGAGCGTCTGGATGGCTTCGCGGCAGTCATTGCACTCGGGGGGCCGATGAACGTATATGAAGAAGAGGCTTACCCCTTTCTTAAAAAGGAAGATGTGCTGATAAAGGAGGTACTCAGGGCTGAGATACCCTTTCTGGGTATCTGCCTCGGTGCCCAACTCCTGGCCAAAGCCTGCGGCGCCCGCGTGATGAAAGCGGCCCAGAAGGAATTGGGATGGTACACGGTCACATTAACAAAAGAAGCGAGGCAGGACAGGCTCTTCAAACAGGTAGAGAGCCCCCTGACCGTTTTTCAGTGGCATGAAGATACGTTTGATATTCCCGATAGTGGCGTGCTGCTTGGAACATCTGTGATTGTCCGGAATCAGGCTTTCAGGATGGGGAGTTGCGCCTACGGTTTGCAGTTCCACATCGAAGTTTCTCTGGACATGATTGAAGATTGGATGAAGGGCGAGAAAGATGTTGATGTGCACAATATTCTCCGCCAGGGCGCCATCGTTAAGCGAGCCCTCGACGAACAGGCAGCGACCATCTTCGGCAATTTCAGGCGTCTGGCCGAATCAGCGACCCGGCTAAAACGGGTGACACAGCTCTTTCTCGACAGGAAGCCTGAAAGTTTTCGGACTCTCTGGTGGGACGAGAAAGGGAAAGTTCTTGTCCCGGGAGAAGCCCTGAGTTCCTTAGTATAA
- the glnA gene encoding type I glutamate--ammonia ligase — translation MDKNPEKKNKTIRWNGGITGKDLQNVGKLIKDNKIEIVDLKFNDLPGLWQHFSIPASELTEIDDPVQSIWEEGIGFDGSSIRGFQKINESDMILLPDPTTAVVDPVCEVPTLSVLCDIYDPITKKPYTRDPRYVAKKAEEFLKTTGFADQSFFGPEQEFFIFDDIRFDQTENAGYYFIDSIEGEWNSGRDEKPNLGYKPRYKEGYFPVPPHDSLQDLRSKIILTMIKAGIKVEVHHHEVATAGQCEIDMKFGPLVKMADQCLMYKYIVKNVSKKNNMVATFMPKPLFGDNGSGMHTHISLWNKGTNIFYDAAGYAGISKLGKYAIGGLLKHASALLAFCAPTTNSYKRLVPGYEAPVNLVYSARNRSAAVRIPMYSDNPKAKRLEFRPPDCTCNPYLAFPAIMMACVDGIINKIDPGKPTDVDTYHMDPEEFAKIPTVPGSLEAAIGALEKDHEFLLRGNVFTQDVIDVWVEYKRENEIDPIRLRPHPYEFHLYFDM, via the coding sequence ATGGACAAAAACCCGGAAAAAAAGAACAAGACAATACGTTGGAATGGCGGCATAACCGGAAAAGATCTACAGAATGTGGGGAAGCTGATAAAGGATAATAAGATCGAGATCGTTGACTTGAAGTTCAATGATCTGCCCGGGCTGTGGCAACATTTTTCTATTCCAGCATCCGAATTGACCGAGATCGATGATCCCGTACAGTCCATCTGGGAAGAGGGGATCGGCTTTGACGGGTCCTCGATCAGGGGTTTTCAGAAAATCAACGAGTCAGACATGATCCTGCTGCCCGACCCGACTACCGCTGTGGTCGATCCGGTCTGTGAGGTGCCCACGCTCAGTGTCTTGTGTGACATTTACGATCCGATTACCAAGAAGCCCTACACCCGCGACCCGCGCTACGTTGCAAAAAAAGCAGAAGAGTTCCTGAAGACAACTGGTTTTGCCGATCAGAGTTTCTTCGGTCCGGAGCAGGAGTTTTTCATCTTTGACGATATCCGCTTCGATCAGACGGAGAATGCGGGCTACTACTTCATCGATTCCATCGAAGGCGAATGGAATTCGGGCCGCGACGAAAAGCCGAACCTCGGGTATAAGCCTCGCTACAAAGAGGGTTACTTCCCTGTGCCGCCGCATGACTCGCTCCAGGACCTGAGGAGCAAAATTATCCTGACTATGATCAAGGCGGGGATAAAGGTCGAAGTGCATCACCACGAAGTTGCAACTGCCGGGCAGTGTGAGATCGACATGAAATTCGGTCCTCTGGTTAAAATGGCAGATCAGTGTCTCATGTACAAGTATATCGTGAAGAACGTGTCTAAAAAGAATAATATGGTGGCGACTTTCATGCCCAAGCCTCTCTTTGGTGACAACGGCTCAGGTATGCACACCCACATCTCACTCTGGAATAAAGGTACCAATATCTTCTACGACGCAGCTGGATATGCGGGCATCAGCAAACTGGGCAAATATGCGATTGGGGGCCTTCTGAAACACGCGTCCGCCCTGCTTGCCTTCTGTGCTCCGACTACAAACTCATACAAGAGACTCGTGCCGGGATACGAAGCGCCGGTCAACCTGGTCTACTCGGCACGTAATCGCTCGGCCGCTGTCAGAATTCCGATGTATTCGGACAACCCGAAGGCTAAACGGCTTGAATTCAGGCCGCCGGACTGCACCTGCAACCCTTATCTCGCGTTCCCTGCCATCATGATGGCCTGTGTTGACGGTATAATAAACAAAATAGATCCTGGAAAACCGACTGACGTAGACACCTATCACATGGATCCGGAAGAATTTGCAAAGATTCCAACAGTGCCCGGCTCCCTGGAAGCCGCAATCGGTGCACTGGAGAAGGATCATGAGTTCCTGCTCAGGGGCAACGTCTTTACACAGGATGTGATCGATGTGTGGGTCGAATATAAGAGGGAGAACGAGATAGACCCGATCCGCTTGCGGCCGCATCCCTACGAATTCCATCTGTACTTTGACATGTAG
- a CDS encoding P-II family nitrogen regulator — protein MKLIIAIIKPDRLEAVKQELYKAEVNLITVSEVLGHGRQMGITEVYRGVKEMGNLLRKVQLLIAVNDNFVESTINAILNGGRTGEIGDGKVFVLPLEECIRIRTGEKGGTAIG, from the coding sequence ATGAAACTGATTATTGCTATCATAAAACCGGATAGGCTGGAGGCCGTGAAGCAGGAACTCTACAAAGCAGAGGTAAATCTCATCACGGTCAGCGAGGTGCTTGGCCACGGACGCCAGATGGGTATCACCGAAGTGTACCGGGGCGTTAAAGAGATGGGCAATCTGTTGCGCAAGGTGCAACTCCTCATCGCAGTAAATGATAATTTTGTGGAGTCCACCATCAATGCTATCCTGAACGGAGGCAGAACGGGTGAGATCGGCGACGGTAAGGTTTTCGTACTGCCGCTCGAAGAGTGTATCCGCATCAGGACAGGAGAGAAGGGAGGCACAGCCATAGGATAG